A genomic window from Nitrospirota bacterium includes:
- the lepA gene encoding translation elongation factor 4, translating into MLETTRNFSIIAHIDHGKSTLADRILEETGALTARELRDQVLDDMDLERERGITIKAHAVRLRYQAKNGCTYSFNLIDTPGHVDFTYEVSRSLAACEGALLVVDATQGVEAQTIANAQLAMANHLTIVPVINKIDLASADVDAVKRELEDVLAIDASEAILASAKEGLGIREILEAIVHRIPPPRGDREAPLKALIVDSWFDNYQGAIILARVVDGRVRAGSKILLMSNDKTFLVDSVGVFTPKRVPTEELAAGDVGYIVAGIKNVADTKIGDTVTEAARPTAAPCPGYTEVKPMVFCGLYSVDSADFEALRDALEKLRLNDSSFTFEPETSLALGFGFRCGFLGLLHMEIVRERLEREYHLALISTAPTVVYRVTTLKGEILHIENPAKLPDVQKIATFEEPMIRATIITPEEYLGALLRLCEERRGTQIDLKYLDVKRLMLTYRLPLNEVILDFYDRLKSISRGYASFDYEVVGYEASDLIKLDILLNGETVDALSCIAHRSKAQTRGRQLVEKMRELIPRQMFEIAIQAAIGSRVIARETVGALKKNVTAKCYGGDITRKRKLWEKQKEGKKRMKQVGRVEIPQEAFLALLKVTD; encoded by the coding sequence TTGCTTGAAACAACTCGAAATTTCTCGATTATCGCCCACATCGATCACGGCAAATCGACCCTCGCGGATCGCATCCTTGAGGAAACCGGTGCGCTCACCGCAAGGGAACTCCGCGATCAGGTTCTGGACGACATGGACCTGGAGCGGGAACGTGGCATCACGATCAAGGCGCACGCGGTCCGGTTACGCTATCAGGCCAAGAACGGTTGCACGTACTCGTTCAATCTGATCGACACCCCAGGGCACGTCGATTTCACCTACGAGGTCTCCCGCAGCCTTGCGGCGTGCGAGGGGGCCTTATTGGTTGTGGACGCCACTCAAGGCGTCGAAGCCCAAACCATTGCCAATGCCCAACTCGCGATGGCCAATCACTTGACCATCGTTCCGGTCATCAACAAGATCGATCTGGCGAGCGCCGACGTGGACGCGGTCAAGCGCGAACTCGAAGACGTGTTGGCCATCGACGCCTCCGAAGCGATCCTCGCGAGCGCCAAGGAAGGCCTGGGGATCAGGGAAATCCTGGAGGCCATCGTCCACCGGATTCCGCCGCCGCGCGGCGACCGCGAGGCGCCGCTCAAGGCGTTGATCGTCGACTCCTGGTTCGACAACTACCAGGGTGCGATCATCCTGGCGCGCGTGGTTGACGGCCGCGTGCGAGCCGGCAGCAAGATCCTGCTGATGTCGAACGACAAGACGTTTCTGGTCGATTCGGTCGGCGTGTTCACCCCCAAACGCGTGCCCACGGAGGAACTCGCCGCGGGCGACGTCGGGTACATCGTGGCCGGAATCAAGAACGTGGCCGACACCAAGATCGGCGACACGGTGACCGAAGCCGCGCGGCCCACGGCCGCGCCGTGCCCCGGATACACCGAGGTAAAACCGATGGTGTTTTGCGGCCTCTACAGCGTGGACAGCGCGGATTTCGAGGCGCTGCGCGACGCGCTGGAGAAGCTGCGGCTCAATGACTCGTCGTTCACGTTCGAACCGGAGACCTCGTTGGCGCTGGGGTTCGGATTTCGCTGCGGATTCCTCGGTTTGCTGCACATGGAGATCGTCCGCGAACGGTTGGAGCGCGAGTATCACCTGGCCCTGATCAGCACCGCGCCGACCGTGGTGTACCGCGTCACCACGCTGAAGGGCGAGATCCTCCACATCGAGAACCCCGCAAAATTGCCGGACGTGCAGAAGATCGCCACGTTCGAGGAGCCCATGATCCGGGCGACCATCATCACGCCGGAGGAGTATCTGGGCGCCCTGTTGCGACTCTGCGAGGAGCGGCGCGGCACGCAAATCGACCTGAAGTACCTGGACGTCAAGCGGTTGATGCTGACCTATCGTCTTCCGCTCAACGAAGTAATCCTGGACTTCTATGATCGACTCAAGTCGATCAGCCGCGGGTACGCGTCGTTCGACTACGAGGTGGTCGGATACGAAGCGAGCGACCTCATCAAGCTCGATATTCTCCTGAACGGGGAGACGGTGGACGCGTTGTCTTGCATCGCGCACCGAAGCAAGGCTCAAACCCGGGGACGACAATTGGTCGAGAAAATGCGAGAATTGATCCCGCGCCAGATGTTCGAGATCGCGATTCAGGCCGCCATCGGCAGTCGCGTGATCGCGCGGGAGACGGTCGGTGCACTCAAGAAGAACGTCACGGCCAAGTGTTACGGCGGCGACATCACCCGCAAACGGAAGCTATGGGAGAAACAAAAAGAAGGCAAGAAACGCATGAAGCAGGTGGGACGGGTGGAGATCCCGCAGGAAGCGTTCCTCGCGCTCTTGAAAGTGACCGACTGA
- the lepB gene encoding signal peptidase I, translating into MGVKRKSTAREYAEAFALAILLALTVRTFVVQAFKIPSGSMIPTLSIGDHILVNKFVYGIKMPFTDWVVVPISRPQRGDVIVFKYPEDESKDFIKRVVGVPGDVVEVRDKTVYLNGALADTSHTQHTDPSVHQDRRDNFGPVTVPPGAYFVMGDNRDQSLDSRFWGFVKEHKIRGKAFLIYWSWDGADSWVRWSRIGRVIH; encoded by the coding sequence ATGGGGGTGAAGAGAAAGTCCACCGCGCGCGAGTACGCCGAGGCGTTCGCCCTGGCGATTCTCCTGGCCTTGACGGTCCGCACCTTCGTGGTGCAGGCGTTCAAGATCCCATCCGGATCCATGATCCCCACGCTCTCGATCGGCGACCACATCCTGGTCAACAAGTTCGTGTACGGGATCAAGATGCCGTTTACGGACTGGGTGGTGGTCCCGATATCCCGACCCCAGCGGGGGGATGTAATCGTGTTCAAGTATCCCGAAGACGAGAGTAAGGATTTCATCAAACGCGTGGTGGGTGTGCCCGGCGACGTGGTGGAAGTCCGCGACAAGACCGTGTACCTCAACGGCGCGTTGGCCGACACGTCCCATACCCAGCACACCGATCCCAGCGTGCATCAGGACCGGCGGGACAACTTCGGTCCGGTGACGGTTCCGCCCGGTGCCTACTTTGTCATGGGCGACAACCGGGATCAGAGTTTGGACAGCCGGTTCTGGGGGTTTGTGAAGGAACACAAAATTCGCGGCAAAGCGTTCCTCATCTACTGGTCGTGGGACGGCGCGGATTCGTGGGTGCGGTGGTCGCGGATCGGGCGGGTGATTCATTAG
- the rfaE1 gene encoding D-glycero-beta-D-manno-heptose-7-phosphate kinase: MNTDSTHLREWAAGLSRARVVVLGDLMLDRFIWGRVSRVSPEAPVPVVEVTSESVLLGGAGNVFLNLLSLGASVSLCGVVGDDDAGTALIDLLRSRGGTLDGVIAESGRPTTQKTRVIAHQQQVVRVDREQRDALGAKTRAALVEAVEARMDGANCLVVSDYAKGVVSSEVMDRVRRAAAARGVEILVDPKVSNMSYFAGVHVVTPNHLEASQASGVEIVDAESLSRAGRALLDRLRVAAVLITRGEQGMSLFERDGGVTHIPTVAKQVFDVTGAGDTVIATLAAARSVGAPLAEAARLANCAAGYVVGVVGTAAVTPSALQRQLDAYLAETAR; this comes from the coding sequence ATGAACACGGACAGCACGCATCTTCGTGAGTGGGCGGCCGGGTTGTCCCGCGCGCGGGTCGTGGTTCTGGGCGACCTGATGCTCGACCGCTTTATCTGGGGGCGGGTCTCCCGGGTCTCCCCGGAGGCCCCGGTCCCGGTCGTGGAGGTGACCTCCGAGTCGGTGCTCCTGGGCGGCGCCGGCAACGTCTTCCTGAATCTCCTCTCCTTGGGGGCCTCGGTGTCGCTGTGCGGCGTGGTCGGAGACGACGACGCCGGAACCGCGCTGATCGATCTGCTGCGGAGCCGGGGAGGAACGCTGGACGGCGTGATTGCCGAAAGCGGGCGGCCCACCACGCAAAAAACGCGAGTCATCGCGCACCAACAACAGGTCGTCCGCGTGGATCGCGAGCAGCGTGACGCCCTCGGCGCCAAAACCCGCGCGGCGTTGGTCGAGGCCGTGGAAGCGCGGATGGACGGCGCCAACTGCTTGGTCGTCTCCGACTACGCCAAAGGCGTGGTGTCGTCCGAGGTGATGGACCGCGTCCGACGCGCCGCCGCGGCGCGGGGCGTTGAAATTCTCGTGGATCCCAAGGTCTCCAATATGTCGTATTTTGCCGGCGTGCACGTGGTCACCCCCAATCACCTCGAAGCGTCACAGGCCAGTGGCGTGGAGATCGTCGATGCCGAGAGCCTGTCCCGGGCGGGCCGCGCGCTGCTGGATCGTTTGCGGGTGGCGGCCGTGCTCATCACGCGGGGCGAACAGGGGATGTCGCTCTTCGAACGCGACGGAGGCGTCACGCACATCCCCACCGTCGCCAAACAGGTGTTCGACGTCACCGGCGCCGGCGATACCGTGATCGCCACCCTGGCTGCGGCGCGGTCGGTTGGCGCCCCGCTGGCCGAAGCAGCGCGGCTTGCCAACTGCGCGGCGGGGTACGTGGTGGGCGTCGTGGGCACCGCCGCCGTGACCCCGTCCGCGCTTCAGCGGCAACTCGATGCGTATCTCGCGGAGACCGCGCGGTGA
- a CDS encoding YgcG family protein — translation MLFAALGAVAFAQLPVPPFSAFVTDLTDTLTPDQRDALERALRAFEQRKGSQIAVLLVASTEPEAIEEYALRVAEAWKLGRKGVDDGVLLLVAKGDRALRIEVGYGLEGVIPDAVAKRIISEIMVPYFRQGDFYGGVDAGVGRLIRLIDGEPLPPPQARDRQWSGIDDLLPVLVVGTIVLGVVLRGLFGRLMGASITGGLGGLFVWIVVGSLVAGLLVAFLAFLFTLAMAAPLGRGGYGGRFGGLGGALMGRGGGFGGGFGGGGGGSFGGGGASGRW, via the coding sequence ATCCTGTTTGCCGCTCTGGGCGCGGTGGCCTTTGCCCAGTTGCCGGTCCCGCCGTTCTCCGCGTTCGTCACCGATCTGACCGATACGCTCACCCCTGATCAGCGAGACGCGTTGGAGCGCGCGTTGCGCGCGTTCGAGCAACGCAAGGGCAGCCAGATCGCGGTGTTGCTGGTCGCCAGCACCGAACCCGAAGCCATCGAGGAATACGCCCTGCGCGTGGCGGAGGCGTGGAAGCTCGGGCGCAAGGGCGTGGACGACGGCGTGCTCCTGTTGGTGGCCAAAGGCGACCGCGCCCTGCGGATCGAGGTCGGCTACGGCCTTGAAGGCGTGATCCCCGATGCCGTCGCCAAACGCATCATCAGCGAAATTATGGTGCCGTATTTCCGACAGGGCGATTTCTACGGCGGCGTGGACGCGGGGGTCGGCCGACTGATTCGCCTCATCGACGGCGAGCCGTTGCCGCCGCCTCAAGCGCGCGACCGCCAGTGGTCCGGGATCGACGATCTGTTGCCGGTGCTGGTGGTAGGGACCATCGTCCTGGGCGTGGTATTGCGCGGGCTCTTCGGCCGCCTGATGGGTGCCTCCATTACCGGAGGTCTCGGAGGATTGTTCGTCTGGATCGTAGTGGGATCACTGGTTGCCGGTTTGCTCGTGGCGTTTCTCGCGTTCCTGTTTACGCTGGCGATGGCCGCGCCGCTTGGACGCGGGGGCTATGGCGGGCGTTTCGGCGGTCTGGGCGGGGCGCTCATGGGTCGTGGTGGTGGATTCGGCGGCGGGTTCGGCGGGGGAGGCGGAGGGAGTTTCGGCGGCGGGGGCGCATCGGGACGATGGTAA
- a CDS encoding TPM domain-containing protein, translating into MVTSFARLIRHLLSPPWRVRVAFPARTMRAIEQSIRASEATHRGQIRFAVEAALDLVPLLQNQTARGRAIDVFSFLRVWDTEHNNGVLIYLLLADRDVEIVADRGVSRLVAPEEWERICREMERAFRDGRFEEGVLAGIRAVSGHLVRHYPGEGKRRNELPDAPVVL; encoded by the coding sequence ATGGTAACCAGCTTCGCGCGGCTGATCCGGCATCTGCTGAGCCCTCCGTGGCGCGTGCGAGTGGCGTTTCCCGCTCGCACCATGCGGGCGATCGAGCAGTCCATTCGCGCGAGCGAAGCCACCCACCGCGGCCAGATTCGGTTCGCGGTCGAAGCCGCGCTCGATCTCGTGCCGTTGCTGCAAAATCAAACGGCGCGCGGCCGGGCCATCGACGTGTTTTCGTTCTTGCGAGTCTGGGACACCGAGCACAACAACGGCGTGTTGATTTACCTGTTGCTCGCGGATCGGGACGTGGAGATCGTTGCCGACCGCGGCGTGTCCCGGCTGGTGGCTCCCGAGGAGTGGGAACGCATCTGCCGCGAAATGGAGCGGGCGTTCCGCGATGGCCGGTTCGAGGAGGGCGTGCTCGCCGGCATCCGGGCGGTCAGCGGCCACCTTGTCCGCCACTATCCCGGAGAGGGCAAGCGACGCAACGAGCTGCCGGACGCCCCGGTGGTGTTGTAA
- a CDS encoding DUF4124 domain-containing protein, with translation MSASASATTLYTWRNTDGSVMFTDDPKGAPPNVQVHRYGDRHKRHFLKHKSHHKSHRDGHTSMTTDRIGHHVPRHVTPSHPAFKSPPRPHRNPGAPESYGARGPQKRPSVASASSTVSLNRIFRTSAPSEGRDRVSRVDQPRASPPGVRTVNTRAFASDRAVVSTDDSSNQGERRIAVGRRQHHGRGFSLGR, from the coding sequence ATGTCAGCGTCCGCGTCGGCCACCACCCTGTACACCTGGCGCAATACCGACGGGAGCGTCATGTTTACAGACGACCCCAAAGGCGCTCCACCGAACGTCCAGGTTCATCGGTATGGTGATCGTCATAAGCGACATTTTCTCAAACATAAGTCCCATCATAAGTCGCATCGGGACGGCCACACCTCGATGACCACGGATCGCATCGGACATCATGTCCCGAGGCACGTAACGCCGAGCCACCCCGCGTTCAAGTCGCCCCCGCGACCACATCGAAACCCTGGGGCCCCAGAATCGTATGGGGCGAGGGGACCGCAGAAGAGACCGTCGGTTGCTTCCGCGTCCTCCACCGTGAGCCTGAACCGGATTTTTCGCACGTCGGCACCGTCCGAGGGTCGCGACCGCGTTTCGAGAGTGGACCAACCGCGTGCGAGCCCCCCCGGTGTCCGTACCGTCAACACCCGCGCGTTCGCTTCGGATCGAGCGGTAGTTTCGACGGATGACTCGTCCAATCAGGGCGAGCGTCGCATTGCTGTGGGCCGCAGGCAACACCACGGCCGGGGGTTTTCCCTGGGTAGATGA
- a CDS encoding LemA family protein, with protein sequence MNRRLSLLWLFVVLVTALAGCGYNTLQTTDEQITASWAEVLNQYQRRADLVPNLVNVVKGYAAHEVEVLTRVTDARAKVGAIQATPELINDPQAFAKFQAAQGEMTSALSRLLVVAENYPQLKADGVFRDLQAQLEGTENRITVARNRYIKAVQDYNVTVRRFPSNLTAMVFGYKTKPSFTVENEQDLAKPPTVDFGSTPPAAAN encoded by the coding sequence ATGAACCGACGGCTCTCGTTGCTGTGGCTGTTCGTGGTCCTGGTCACTGCTCTCGCCGGCTGCGGATACAACACGCTGCAGACCACCGACGAGCAGATCACCGCGAGTTGGGCGGAAGTGCTCAACCAATACCAGCGTCGAGCGGACCTGGTGCCGAATCTGGTCAACGTGGTCAAAGGATACGCGGCGCACGAGGTGGAGGTGTTGACCCGCGTGACCGACGCGCGCGCCAAGGTGGGCGCGATCCAGGCGACGCCGGAGTTGATCAACGATCCTCAGGCGTTCGCCAAGTTCCAGGCCGCGCAGGGCGAGATGACGTCGGCCTTGTCTCGCCTGCTGGTGGTGGCGGAGAACTACCCGCAGCTCAAAGCGGACGGGGTCTTTCGTGACCTGCAGGCGCAACTCGAGGGCACGGAGAACCGCATCACGGTCGCGAGAAACCGTTACATCAAGGCGGTGCAGGACTACAACGTCACCGTGCGGCGCTTCCCGAGCAACCTGACCGCGATGGTCTTCGGGTACAAGACCAAGCCCTCTTTCACGGTCGAGAACGAACAGGACCTCGCCAAACCACCCACGGTGGATTTTGGCTCGACGCCGCCCGCCGCGGCGAACTGA
- a CDS encoding NAD(P)/FAD-dependent oxidoreductase, which produces MKSFDVVILGGGAAGLLCAITAGRRGRRVLLLERANKVGKKILMSGGGRCNFTNLYVEPDRFLSANPDFCKSALSRYTQWDFIDLVKRHRIPFHEKTQGQLFCDESSKAILAMLLEECVQAGVQIEIGCGVRTIEAGSGFGLATTHGVYQGDALVVATGGLSVPSLGGSGFGYEVARQFGLRVLPCRPGLVPFTFTDAFRDLSSRLSGLSVPARISTGPHSFMDAVLFTHRGLSGPAVLQLSSHWQPGDPVVVNLLPQHNAVDLLNTLKHTQPRTVLHTGLGQYLPRNLIAELEALWWREWAEKPIAELPGRVISEIADRVQRWELKPAATEGYRTAEVTVGGVDTRDLSSKTMASRAHPGLYFIGEVVDVTGHLGGFNFQWAWSSGFAAGQSV; this is translated from the coding sequence GTGAAGTCCTTCGATGTGGTGATCCTTGGCGGCGGTGCTGCGGGGTTGCTGTGCGCCATCACGGCCGGTCGACGCGGCCGTCGGGTGTTGCTGTTGGAGCGCGCGAACAAGGTCGGCAAAAAGATCCTCATGTCCGGCGGTGGACGCTGCAATTTCACCAACCTATACGTTGAACCGGATCGGTTCCTCTCGGCCAATCCGGATTTCTGCAAATCGGCTCTGAGCCGGTACACCCAGTGGGATTTTATTGACCTGGTGAAACGACACCGCATTCCCTTTCACGAAAAAACCCAGGGCCAGCTGTTCTGCGACGAGTCGTCCAAGGCCATCCTTGCGATGCTCCTGGAGGAGTGCGTGCAGGCCGGGGTGCAGATCGAGATCGGGTGCGGGGTGCGGACGATCGAGGCTGGATCCGGTTTTGGTCTGGCCACCACTCACGGCGTATATCAGGGCGACGCGTTGGTGGTGGCGACGGGTGGGCTGTCGGTGCCCAGTCTGGGAGGTTCGGGGTTCGGGTACGAGGTCGCCCGGCAATTCGGATTACGGGTTCTGCCGTGCCGGCCTGGTCTGGTGCCGTTCACGTTCACGGACGCGTTCCGGGACCTCTCGTCGCGGCTTTCCGGGCTGTCGGTCCCGGCCCGGATCTCGACCGGCCCGCACTCGTTTATGGACGCCGTGTTGTTCACGCATCGCGGCCTCAGCGGTCCGGCGGTGTTGCAGTTGTCGAGTCATTGGCAGCCGGGCGACCCCGTGGTGGTGAATCTGCTTCCCCAACACAATGCCGTCGACCTCTTGAACACCCTCAAACACACGCAGCCTCGGACCGTGTTGCACACGGGCCTGGGTCAGTATTTACCCAGGAATCTGATCGCGGAACTGGAGGCGCTGTGGTGGCGGGAATGGGCCGAGAAACCCATCGCCGAATTACCGGGGCGCGTGATCAGCGAAATCGCGGACCGGGTGCAGCGCTGGGAGCTGAAGCCAGCCGCCACCGAAGGCTATCGTACGGCGGAAGTCACGGTGGGCGGCGTGGACACGCGCGATCTGTCCTCAAAAACCATGGCCAGCCGCGCGCACCCCGGTCTGTATTTCATCGGCGAGGTGGTGGACGTGACCGGTCATCTCGGCGGCTTCAATTTCCAGTGGGCGTGGTCGTCGGGCTTCGCTGCCGGCCAATCTGTCTGA
- a CDS encoding peptide chain release factor 3: MTSAVTVQNTTDLRAATERRRTFAIISHPDAGKTTVTEKLLLYSGMIRTAGMVGRRKGGALATSDWMGMEQERGISITASAMQFEYKHTVINVLDTPGHQDFCEDTYRTLTAADSAIMVIDAAKGVETQTRKLFEVCRLRRIPVLTLINKMDLPGRAPLELMAEVEQVLGVEASALNWPVGSGRDFVGVVDRASRTLLHFTRKAAGGAAKAEMTRVPLDSPEITSSVSPELLDQARHDLELLDAAGNPFSRERFLQGAVTPVFFASALTNFGIESFFDAFVELAPCPGPRPVTGADGNEATVDPIDTPFSAYVFKLQANMNPRHRDSTAFLRVCSGRFTRGMVVAHHRLGTQVRLSRPHSLVAQERTTLDEAYPGDIVGVVNSGQFAIGDTISVTNGFSFKPLPQFQPEVFGRIFPKDVGKRKAFDKGMNQMAEEGTVQILRNLNETDWYIGAVGRLQFDVLQYRLKHEYGVETVLESLPFTCSAWLEGDPETFKLPFTSIVVKDRLARAMVLFPNLVAKTYARELNPHHTLRDIG, translated from the coding sequence ATGACCTCCGCCGTCACCGTCCAGAACACCACCGACCTGCGCGCCGCCACGGAACGACGGCGGACCTTCGCCATCATCAGTCATCCCGACGCGGGCAAGACCACGGTCACGGAAAAACTGCTCCTGTACTCCGGCATGATTCGCACCGCCGGGATGGTGGGCCGTCGAAAAGGCGGAGCGCTCGCCACGTCGGACTGGATGGGCATGGAACAAGAGCGCGGGATCTCCATCACTGCGTCGGCCATGCAGTTCGAGTATAAACACACCGTGATCAATGTCCTGGACACCCCGGGACACCAAGACTTCTGCGAGGACACCTACCGCACCCTCACCGCAGCCGACAGCGCCATCATGGTCATCGACGCGGCCAAAGGCGTGGAGACTCAGACTCGCAAGTTGTTCGAAGTCTGCCGACTCCGCCGGATTCCGGTGCTCACGCTGATCAACAAGATGGATCTCCCGGGCCGCGCGCCGTTGGAACTGATGGCCGAGGTCGAACAGGTCCTGGGCGTCGAGGCCAGCGCCCTGAACTGGCCGGTGGGATCAGGCCGGGACTTCGTGGGGGTGGTGGACCGAGCGAGCAGGACCTTGCTGCATTTCACCAGAAAGGCGGCCGGGGGCGCGGCTAAAGCCGAGATGACCCGGGTGCCGCTCGACTCACCGGAGATCACGTCGTCGGTATCGCCGGAGCTGCTCGACCAAGCGCGCCACGACTTGGAACTCTTGGACGCGGCCGGCAACCCGTTCTCGCGCGAGCGGTTTCTGCAAGGGGCCGTCACTCCGGTTTTTTTCGCCTCGGCGCTCACCAACTTCGGCATCGAGAGCTTCTTCGACGCGTTCGTCGAGCTCGCGCCGTGCCCCGGCCCGCGACCCGTGACCGGAGCCGACGGCAACGAAGCGACCGTGGATCCCATCGACACGCCGTTCAGCGCCTACGTGTTCAAGCTCCAGGCCAATATGAACCCGCGGCACCGCGACAGCACCGCATTTCTCCGCGTCTGTTCCGGGAGGTTCACGCGAGGCATGGTGGTCGCCCACCATCGCCTCGGCACCCAGGTGCGGCTGTCGCGGCCGCATAGCCTGGTGGCGCAGGAGCGGACCACGCTCGACGAGGCGTATCCCGGCGACATCGTGGGCGTGGTGAACTCCGGGCAGTTCGCCATCGGAGACACGATCTCGGTGACGAACGGCTTCAGCTTCAAACCCTTGCCCCAATTCCAGCCCGAGGTCTTCGGACGAATCTTTCCGAAGGACGTGGGGAAGCGCAAGGCGTTCGACAAGGGCATGAACCAGATGGCTGAAGAGGGCACGGTGCAGATCCTTCGCAATCTCAACGAGACCGACTGGTACATCGGAGCGGTGGGGCGTCTGCAGTTCGACGTCCTGCAGTATCGCCTCAAACACGAATACGGCGTGGAGACGGTGCTCGAATCGCTCCCGTTCACGTGCAGCGCGTGGCTGGAGGGCGACCCCGAGACGTTCAAACTCCCGTTCACCTCGATCGTGGTCAAGGACCGTCTCGCCCGGGCCATGGTCCTGTTCCCGAACCTCGTTGCCAAGACCTACGCCCGTGAGTTGAACCCGCACCACACGCTCCGCGATATCGGGTAG